The Stratiformator vulcanicus genome has a segment encoding these proteins:
- a CDS encoding c-type cytochrome codes for MKYFCAPGVLGLVGSFGLCVALLIGHSSPLVADDAKEVSPDWVWAGSEPAAGETIVAREVFDINSVVTNAELSVAGDDHIRVFLNGEELVRSDDWRKPVFEDVRYHLRDGKNVLAIYVKNDSGPAGVIFELKGRYYKKQGDFHVVSGEETEVLKSPKDFGWAKDGYKPAAGQWKAATSLGALGAEPWGDIPLGQKPPEDAATPVSDIDVPKGFAVDLVYSVPKGDQGSWVALTPDDRGGLIASDQYGSLYRVTPAPIGKPTSDTKVTKIPVNVGSAQGLLVAYGGLYVVRNGNSGLFKVTDSDGDGEYDSAKKLTDFDGGGEHGPHAIRKGPDGRLWVIAGNHTSVPTPVAADSPHNNFEEDLLLPRNPDGRGHATGRMAPGGWIAHTDPEATEWVLHCAGYRNPYDIAFNRDGELFTFDADMEWDTGTPWYRPTRVNHAISGAEFGWRFGTGKWPEYYPDSFGSVVDIGLGSPTGIEFGYDAKFPAKYREALYINDWTYGKIYAVHMKPDGATYRADFETFVKGRPLPVTDAVVNPADGAFYFAIGGRRAQSGLYRVRYVGDESTAPTQMAENPRAEKARMLRHKIEEYHRTSNPQAVEFLWPHLNSYDRAIRYAARVAIENQPLAAWKKRALAEENTNGRIQAMVALARTAGDEMQADVIASLNELPLKRLSEEQMLDALRAYQLAFIRLGGKQDDGVVQSVVDRLAPFVPHPNNFVSRELTKLLVYLEAPIIIEKSMERLEQAQTQQEQMFYIFVLRNMKTGWTPELRKAYFSWINLASQKYRGGASFQKFVEQIRDDAVAHMSEDEKEALADVISGESSVEVVQIETSRQFVQNWQLDDFEGQLDRVESGRSFENGKAAYEAAQCAKCHRFRGVGGDTGPDITGVGGRFNPQYLLESVVAPSKAISDQYKNETIVTINGEVLAGRVIQDEPDYIMIRTDPFARELTKVMKDDIDERFLSEQSEMPKSLINVLSKEEIFDLIAYLRSGGDPDDRAFDAGD; via the coding sequence ATGAAGTACTTTTGCGCTCCCGGAGTCTTGGGCCTTGTCGGCTCGTTCGGCCTGTGCGTTGCCCTGCTAATCGGCCATTCGTCGCCGCTGGTCGCCGACGATGCCAAGGAAGTCTCGCCCGACTGGGTTTGGGCGGGCAGCGAGCCGGCCGCGGGCGAAACGATCGTGGCCCGCGAGGTGTTCGACATCAACAGCGTGGTGACGAACGCGGAATTATCGGTCGCGGGCGATGACCACATCCGCGTGTTCCTCAACGGCGAGGAACTGGTCCGCAGCGACGATTGGAGGAAGCCGGTATTCGAAGATGTTCGATACCACCTGCGTGACGGCAAGAACGTGTTGGCGATCTACGTCAAGAACGACAGCGGTCCCGCCGGCGTCATCTTTGAGTTGAAGGGGCGGTACTACAAAAAACAAGGAGATTTTCACGTTGTCTCAGGCGAGGAGACCGAGGTTCTGAAGTCGCCGAAAGACTTCGGCTGGGCCAAAGACGGATACAAACCCGCAGCCGGCCAGTGGAAGGCTGCGACCTCGCTCGGGGCCCTCGGCGCTGAACCATGGGGCGATATCCCTCTCGGTCAAAAGCCTCCGGAGGACGCGGCGACACCGGTTTCCGACATCGACGTGCCGAAGGGTTTCGCCGTCGACCTTGTCTACTCAGTGCCGAAGGGGGACCAAGGTTCGTGGGTTGCACTCACGCCCGATGACCGTGGCGGACTAATCGCGTCAGACCAATACGGCAGTCTTTATCGGGTCACTCCCGCTCCGATCGGCAAACCGACGTCCGATACGAAGGTCACGAAGATCCCGGTTAATGTCGGCAGCGCACAGGGGTTGCTCGTCGCGTACGGCGGGTTGTATGTGGTTAGAAACGGGAACTCGGGGCTGTTCAAGGTCACCGATTCCGACGGGGACGGTGAGTATGACTCGGCTAAAAAGTTGACGGACTTCGATGGCGGCGGCGAGCACGGTCCGCACGCGATTCGCAAAGGACCCGATGGTCGGCTGTGGGTCATCGCGGGCAATCACACTTCCGTCCCAACCCCAGTAGCAGCCGATTCACCGCACAACAATTTTGAAGAAGACCTGTTGCTACCGCGCAATCCCGACGGACGGGGGCACGCGACCGGTCGGATGGCACCGGGAGGATGGATTGCTCACACCGATCCGGAAGCGACCGAGTGGGTGCTGCACTGTGCGGGATATCGAAACCCCTATGACATCGCCTTCAACCGCGACGGTGAACTCTTCACCTTCGACGCCGATATGGAATGGGATACCGGGACGCCTTGGTATCGGCCGACGCGGGTCAACCATGCGATCTCCGGGGCCGAGTTCGGTTGGCGGTTCGGGACCGGCAAGTGGCCCGAGTACTACCCGGACAGCTTTGGCAGCGTCGTCGATATTGGTCTGGGTTCACCGACCGGGATCGAGTTCGGCTATGACGCCAAGTTCCCGGCGAAATATCGCGAAGCGCTCTATATCAACGACTGGACCTACGGCAAGATTTACGCCGTGCACATGAAGCCGGACGGAGCGACTTACCGGGCCGACTTCGAAACGTTCGTCAAAGGGCGACCGCTGCCGGTGACCGATGCGGTCGTCAATCCGGCTGACGGGGCGTTTTACTTCGCAATCGGCGGGCGGCGGGCTCAGTCCGGCCTGTACCGTGTGCGGTATGTCGGCGATGAGTCGACAGCGCCGACGCAAATGGCGGAGAACCCGCGGGCCGAGAAAGCTCGTATGTTGCGACACAAGATCGAAGAGTATCACCGCACGAGCAATCCGCAGGCGGTCGAGTTCCTGTGGCCGCACCTCAACAGCTACGACCGGGCCATTCGCTATGCCGCCCGAGTCGCGATTGAAAATCAGCCGCTTGCAGCTTGGAAAAAACGGGCGTTGGCCGAGGAGAACACGAACGGACGCATTCAGGCGATGGTTGCATTGGCTCGCACGGCCGGCGATGAGATGCAGGCTGACGTGATCGCCAGCTTGAACGAACTGCCGCTCAAACGCCTTTCCGAAGAGCAAATGCTCGACGCGCTGCGGGCGTACCAACTCGCGTTCATCCGCCTCGGCGGCAAGCAGGACGATGGAGTCGTTCAATCGGTGGTCGATCGGCTCGCTCCGTTCGTGCCGCATCCGAACAACTTCGTCAGTCGGGAATTGACGAAGCTGCTCGTCTATCTGGAGGCTCCGATCATCATCGAAAAATCGATGGAGCGATTGGAACAGGCTCAGACGCAGCAGGAGCAGATGTTTTACATCTTCGTGCTGCGAAACATGAAAACCGGTTGGACGCCGGAACTGAGGAAGGCGTACTTCAGTTGGATCAATCTCGCGAGCCAGAAGTATCGCGGCGGTGCGAGCTTCCAGAAATTCGTGGAGCAGATCCGCGACGACGCGGTCGCTCATATGAGCGAAGATGAAAAGGAAGCTTTGGCCGATGTGATCTCCGGCGAGTCGAGCGTCGAGGTCGTACAAATCGAAACGAGTCGACAGTTTGTGCAGAACTGGCAACTCGACGACTTCGAAGGTCAGCTCGATCGCGTCGAATCGGGGCGGTCCTTCGAGAACGGCAAAGCGGCGTACGAGGCAGCACAGTGCGCGAAGTGCCACCGCTTTCGCGGGGTCGGCGGCGACACCGGCCCGGACATCACCGGTGTCGGCGGCCGCTTCAATCCGCAGTATTTGCTGGAGTCGGTCGTCGCGCCGTCGAAGGCGATTTCCGACCAGTACAAGAATGAAACGATCGTCACGATCAACGGTGAAGTCCTGGCCGGACGGGTCATTCAGGATGAGCCGGACTACATCATGATTCGGACTGACCCGTTCGCTCGCGAACTAACCAAGGTCATGAAAGACGACATCGACGAGCGGTTCCTCTCGGAGCAATCGGAGATGCCCAAGAGCCTGATTAATGTCCTCTCGAAAGAAGAGATTTTCGACCTGATCGCGTATCTCCGCAGCGGCGGCGATCCGGACGATCGGGCGTTCGACGCAGGGGATTAA
- a CDS encoding tetratricopeptide repeat protein: MNLQQTFGRPREGALRRGLIRGLSVALIFIGLNCAVFAQPPRGSTKQLDNKAEQIRDEFVRETGLLAEEYERSGENDKAIVMLRRILDVRPDLVQAREKIKEIEERRLSANEVTTEIDVSRGWVGPITNVQKGKPFRISVTGDYRIVYSKLISGDGPPTSDDPATGLYDGIAFGRLMGIVAPAPQAASGRRPSGNRRGGNKNGGPPEPFVIGADASISPPESGPLYLRVNLPTDCRATGKLKATLTGNIGS; encoded by the coding sequence ATGAATCTCCAACAAACCTTTGGGCGACCTCGGGAAGGCGCACTGAGACGAGGACTGATCCGGGGGCTGTCGGTCGCATTGATCTTTATCGGCTTGAACTGCGCGGTATTCGCTCAACCGCCGCGCGGCAGCACCAAACAATTGGACAACAAGGCCGAGCAAATTCGGGACGAGTTCGTTCGCGAGACCGGTCTGCTCGCCGAGGAATACGAACGATCCGGAGAAAATGACAAAGCCATCGTTATGCTGCGGCGGATTCTCGATGTGCGGCCTGACCTCGTCCAAGCCCGCGAAAAGATCAAAGAGATCGAAGAACGACGCCTCTCGGCGAACGAAGTCACCACCGAGATTGACGTCAGCCGCGGTTGGGTCGGCCCAATCACCAACGTGCAGAAAGGGAAGCCGTTCCGGATTTCCGTCACCGGCGATTACCGCATCGTCTACTCGAAGTTGATCTCCGGAGACGGCCCCCCGACGAGCGATGACCCGGCAACCGGACTTTACGACGGCATCGCATTCGGTCGCTTGATGGGAATTGTCGCACCGGCGCCGCAGGCCGCTTCCGGTCGGCGTCCCTCGGGGAACCGCCGCGGTGGCAATAAGAACGGCGGACCACCGGAGCCATTTGTGATCGGCGCCGATGCTTCGATTTCACCACCGGAGAGCGGGCCGCTGTACCTGCGCGTGAACCTCCCAACCGATTGCCGCGCGACCGGAAAACTCAAGGCGACATTGACGGGCAATATCGGATCATAA